The Thermus brockianus genome window below encodes:
- a CDS encoding M23 family metallopeptidase, protein MKRRPVRYTLLLARSGGGSHAWSLPGWVALLLLAFLVLWSGANLYFWHRAKEARDLEARMRSLAQEARRLSLALEAEKAKNGALSQEAERTKAELAALKKAIDELRRRAGLSPINALPVRYQEGGKGGGAMAGWAEVRATVLDLQNQLQEIVPALERTLEIEASLPRGLPLRGYGGITSYFGTRKNPFGPGWEFHDGLDFSAPYGAPVYAPGGGVVARVGWMGPYGLAVLLDHAQGYQTLYGHLSRVLVRPGERVERGQVLGYVGSTGRSTGPHLHYGVYRYGVPVDPRPYLSPAWVGR, encoded by the coding sequence ATGAAAAGGCGGCCCGTGCGCTACACCCTCCTTCTCGCCCGAAGCGGTGGGGGGAGCCATGCCTGGAGCCTTCCCGGCTGGGTAGCCCTCCTCCTTTTGGCCTTTTTGGTGCTTTGGAGCGGGGCCAACCTTTATTTCTGGCACCGAGCCAAGGAGGCCCGGGATTTGGAGGCCAGAATGCGCTCCCTGGCCCAGGAGGCCCGGAGGCTTTCCCTGGCCCTGGAGGCGGAAAAGGCCAAAAACGGGGCGCTTTCCCAGGAGGCAGAGCGCACCAAGGCGGAACTGGCAGCCTTAAAAAAGGCCATAGATGAGCTTCGCCGCCGCGCCGGGCTTTCCCCCATCAATGCCCTTCCCGTGCGCTACCAGGAGGGGGGCAAGGGCGGGGGGGCCATGGCGGGGTGGGCGGAGGTGCGGGCCACGGTGTTGGACCTGCAGAACCAACTTCAGGAAATCGTCCCAGCCTTGGAGCGCACCTTGGAGATTGAGGCGAGCCTTCCCCGGGGGCTTCCCTTGCGGGGCTATGGGGGCATCACCTCCTACTTCGGCACCCGCAAGAACCCCTTTGGACCCGGCTGGGAGTTCCACGACGGGTTGGACTTTTCCGCTCCCTACGGGGCGCCGGTCTACGCCCCGGGCGGCGGGGTGGTGGCCCGGGTGGGCTGGATGGGGCCCTATGGCCTTGCCGTCCTCCTGGACCACGCCCAGGGCTACCAGACCCTTTATGGCCACCTCTCCCGTGTCCTGGTGCGGCCTGGGGAACGGGTGGAACGGGGGCAGGTTTTGGGCTACGTGGGCTCCACGGGCCGCTCCACGGGGCCCCACCTGCACTACGGCGTCTACCGCTACGGCGTTCCCGTGGACCCCAGGCCCTACCTTTCCCCCGCTTGGGTGGGCCGGTAA
- the yqeK gene encoding bis(5'-nucleosyl)-tetraphosphatase (symmetrical) YqeK gives MKSTPFTAELVEKVKPLVRPERWAHILRVAELARAIAERNGLDPERAYLAGLLHDAARDLPLEELVRLAPPENEVEKAHPLALHGRAARRLAEAWGVEDLEVLEAIEGHVYGVPPENALGMALYVADVSEPGRGVNGEIRELALSGRLWEAYRKAVVNKVDYLQGKGVPVHPRTLEVYESLRHAP, from the coding sequence TTGAAAAGCACGCCCTTTACCGCTGAGCTGGTGGAGAAGGTAAAGCCCTTGGTGCGTCCCGAGCGGTGGGCGCACATCCTGCGGGTGGCGGAGCTCGCCCGGGCCATCGCCGAGCGAAACGGCTTAGACCCCGAGCGGGCCTACCTGGCGGGGCTTCTCCACGACGCCGCCCGGGACCTTCCCTTGGAGGAGCTTGTGCGCCTGGCCCCCCCGGAGAACGAGGTGGAAAAGGCCCACCCCTTGGCCCTCCACGGCCGGGCGGCACGGAGGCTCGCGGAGGCGTGGGGGGTGGAGGACCTCGAGGTCCTGGAGGCCATAGAAGGGCACGTGTACGGGGTACCTCCCGAAAACGCCCTGGGCATGGCCCTCTACGTGGCCGACGTTTCCGAGCCGGGGAGGGGGGTGAACGGGGAGATCCGGGAGCTCGCCCTTTCGGGGAGGCTTTGGGAGGCCTACCGGAAGGCGGTGGTCAACAAGGTGGACTACCTCCAGGGCAAGGGCGTTCCTGTCCATCCCAGGACCCTGGAGGTGTACGAGAGCCTCCGGCATGCGCCCTAG
- the rsfS gene encoding ribosome silencing factor has product MVKTKEAVELVGRIKDLLWEKKAENVVALDLRAISESLDYFVVASATSTPHLQALERHVQERLEEEGLRPRPTEGQSPRWVVLDYGEVVVHLMTPEAREYYDLEGFWADAERL; this is encoded by the coding sequence ATGGTGAAGACCAAGGAGGCGGTAGAGCTGGTCGGACGCATTAAGGACCTTCTTTGGGAAAAAAAGGCGGAGAACGTGGTGGCCCTGGACCTCAGGGCTATTTCCGAGAGCTTGGACTACTTCGTGGTGGCGAGCGCCACCAGCACCCCGCACCTCCAGGCCCTGGAGCGGCACGTTCAGGAGAGGCTGGAGGAGGAGGGTCTACGCCCTAGGCCCACGGAGGGGCAAAGCCCCCGCTGGGTGGTCCTGGACTACGGGGAGGTGGTGGTCCACCTCATGACCCCCGAGGCCCGGGAGTACTACGACCTCGAGGGCTTCTGGGCCGACGCCGAAAGGCTTTAA
- a CDS encoding LCP family protein has translation MRPRVSFLLLALALFALGGVLSLPRPKEEAAVRPTRVGALPEMGVVVAARDIEYCGYHTPCGPGSRTDTLFYVRVRGQEAKGVAIPRDLYSPLVGGKVNAAYGRGGAELLKRAVAEATGMVVERHLILTLESVARVVDAVGGVEVYLERPMRYTDRAAKLFIDFPAGRLHLNGEEAVKYMRFRHDALGDYARLDRIKEVLVQVLRKAQDPRTWPALALALREAWAQLDTDLTLEEVLGHLPAVQGLKVSLATLPTREGPGTFLYVDEGARARFLAAFFGETPPLAPPDVPVVLRGEEALLRWGQALLQREGVVPGLEEAEVERSAVYTRDPVAGAYYAELFHLPLLAPHRPLSGVVVELGKDLLQ, from the coding sequence ATGCGCCCTAGGGTTTCCTTCCTCCTCTTGGCCTTGGCGCTTTTCGCCCTTGGGGGGGTACTCTCCCTGCCCCGCCCCAAGGAGGAAGCGGCGGTGCGCCCCACAAGGGTGGGGGCGTTGCCGGAGATGGGGGTGGTGGTGGCGGCCCGGGACATAGAGTACTGCGGCTACCACACCCCTTGCGGCCCCGGCTCCCGCACGGACACCCTCTTCTACGTTCGCGTAAGGGGCCAGGAGGCCAAGGGGGTGGCCATCCCCCGGGACCTCTATAGCCCCCTGGTGGGGGGCAAGGTGAACGCCGCCTACGGCCGGGGCGGGGCGGAGCTCTTGAAGCGGGCGGTGGCCGAGGCCACGGGGATGGTGGTGGAAAGGCACCTCATCCTCACCCTGGAGAGCGTGGCCCGGGTGGTGGACGCCGTGGGTGGGGTGGAGGTTTATTTGGAAAGGCCCATGCGCTACACCGACCGGGCGGCCAAGCTCTTCATCGACTTCCCCGCGGGCCGCCTCCACCTAAACGGGGAGGAGGCGGTGAAGTACATGCGCTTCCGCCACGATGCCCTGGGGGACTACGCCCGGCTGGACCGCATCAAGGAGGTGTTGGTCCAGGTCTTGCGGAAAGCCCAAGACCCCCGCACCTGGCCCGCCTTAGCCTTGGCCCTGCGGGAGGCCTGGGCCCAGCTGGACACCGACCTTACCCTGGAGGAGGTCCTAGGCCACCTGCCCGCCGTCCAGGGGCTTAAGGTTTCCCTGGCCACCCTGCCCACCCGGGAGGGCCCCGGCACCTTCCTCTACGTGGACGAGGGGGCCCGGGCCCGTTTCCTCGCCGCTTTCTTTGGGGAAACCCCTCCCTTGGCCCCCCCGGACGTGCCGGTGGTGTTGCGGGGAGAGGAGGCGCTTTTGCGCTGGGGGCAGGCCCTTTTGCAAAGGGAAGGGGTGGTGCCAGGCCTAGAGGAGGCGGAGGTGGAGAGGAGCGCCGTCTACACCCGAGACCCCGTGGCTGGGGCTTACTACGCCGAGCTTTTCCACCTCCCCCTCCTCGCTCCCCATAGGCCCCTTTCGGGCGTGGTGGTGGAGTTGGGGAAGGACTTGCTACAATGA
- the panC gene encoding pantoate--beta-alanine ligase, with protein MNVVRTVAELRTALPREGVGFVPTMGYLHAGHLALVERARAENPFVAVSIFVNPLQFGPGEDYHRYPRDLERDQALLREAGVDLLFAPSVEEMYPKGFSTRLQVEGPLTALWEGEVRPGHFQGVATVVARLFLLVGPGRAYFGEKDYQQLLVIRKMVRDLGFPIEVVGVPTVREEDGLALSSRNVYLSPETRKKATVLYRALSAMREVAQGGGSVAEALRAGEAVLAEVPEFKKDYLALVHPETLLPLSDWVKGARGIVAGRFPEVRLIDNLEVHP; from the coding sequence GTGAACGTGGTCCGCACCGTGGCGGAACTCCGGACGGCCTTGCCCCGGGAAGGGGTGGGCTTCGTGCCCACCATGGGCTACCTTCACGCCGGCCACCTGGCCTTGGTGGAAAGGGCCCGGGCGGAAAACCCCTTCGTGGCGGTCTCCATCTTTGTGAACCCCTTGCAGTTTGGACCCGGGGAGGACTACCACCGCTACCCCCGGGACCTGGAGCGGGACCAGGCCCTTTTGCGGGAAGCGGGGGTCGACCTCCTCTTCGCCCCCAGCGTGGAGGAGATGTACCCTAAGGGCTTTTCCACCCGGCTCCAGGTGGAAGGTCCCCTCACCGCCCTTTGGGAGGGGGAGGTGCGCCCCGGCCACTTCCAAGGGGTGGCCACGGTGGTGGCCCGGCTCTTCCTCCTGGTGGGACCTGGGCGGGCTTATTTTGGCGAGAAGGACTACCAGCAACTCCTCGTGATCCGCAAGATGGTGCGGGATTTGGGCTTTCCCATAGAGGTGGTGGGGGTGCCCACGGTGCGGGAGGAGGACGGTTTGGCCCTCTCCAGCCGCAACGTGTACCTTTCCCCCGAGACCCGCAAGAAGGCCACCGTGCTCTATAGGGCCCTTTCCGCCATGCGGGAGGTGGCCCAGGGGGGTGGAAGCGTGGCCGAGGCCCTGAGGGCGGGAGAGGCGGTTTTGGCGGAGGTGCCCGAGTTTAAGAAGGACTACCTGGCCCTGGTGCACCCCGAAACCCTTCTTCCCCTTTCCGACTGGGTGAAGGGGGCTAGAGGCATCGTGGCCGGGCGTTTTCCCGAGGTGCGGCTTATTGATAACCTGGAGGTCCACCCATGA
- the accD gene encoding acetyl-CoA carboxylase, carboxyltransferase subunit beta, with product MALERLFRRKRPSGENRDVPELWTKCEACGAQLYKKEFKENLYVCPKCGHHHRMPAAERVAMLADPGTFQETTRLAPLDPLGFVDTKPYAERLQTYQKETGRKDAIVGGTCAIGGVPSVLLVMDYAFAGGSMGSVVGEEIARGVERAAEEGRALVIVAASGGARMQEAALSLMQMAKTVMSLDLLWAKRLPYVSVLTDPTTGGVTASFAALADVIFAEPGALIGFAGPRVIRQTIRQELPEGFQRAEFLLKHGMVDRVTDRRRLKAELVQALRHLHPGVPYAPGV from the coding sequence GTGGCCTTAGAGAGGCTTTTCCGCCGCAAGCGCCCGAGCGGGGAGAACCGGGACGTCCCCGAGCTTTGGACCAAGTGCGAGGCCTGCGGGGCCCAGCTCTACAAAAAGGAGTTTAAGGAAAACCTCTACGTCTGCCCCAAGTGCGGCCACCACCACCGCATGCCCGCCGCCGAGCGGGTGGCCATGCTGGCCGATCCCGGTACCTTCCAGGAGACCACCCGCCTCGCCCCCTTGGACCCCTTGGGCTTCGTGGACACCAAGCCCTACGCCGAGCGCCTCCAGACCTACCAGAAGGAGACGGGGCGCAAGGACGCCATCGTAGGCGGCACCTGCGCCATCGGGGGGGTGCCGAGCGTCCTTTTGGTCATGGACTACGCCTTCGCCGGCGGCTCCATGGGGAGCGTGGTGGGGGAGGAGATCGCCCGGGGGGTGGAGCGGGCGGCGGAGGAGGGGAGGGCCCTCGTCATCGTGGCCGCCTCGGGGGGGGCCAGGATGCAGGAGGCGGCCCTTTCCCTCATGCAGATGGCCAAGACGGTGATGAGCCTGGACCTCCTGTGGGCCAAACGCCTGCCCTACGTTTCCGTCCTCACCGACCCCACCACGGGCGGGGTCACGGCCAGCTTCGCCGCCTTGGCGGACGTCATCTTCGCCGAGCCCGGGGCCCTCATCGGCTTCGCCGGGCCCCGGGTCATCCGCCAGACCATCCGCCAGGAGCTCCCCGAGGGCTTCCAGCGCGCGGAGTTCCTCCTGAAGCACGGCATGGTGGACCGGGTCACGGACCGCCGCCGGCTTAAGGCGGAGCTGGTCCAGGCCCTGCGCCACCTGCACCCTGGAGTCCCCTATGCCCCTGGAGTTTGA
- a CDS encoding acetyl-CoA carboxylase carboxyltransferase subunit alpha gives MPLEFEKPILELEKRIQELKETARTTGVDLEAEIRLLEERLARLKQEIYGNLTPWQRVQLARAPGRPTTLDVLAKAFQDFLELHGDRAFADDPAIVGGLAYLEGQKVVVVGHQKGRDTKENLQRNFGMPHPEGYRKAMRLMDLADRFGYPFISFIDTPGAYPGVSAEERGQAWVIAQSIQRMGRLRVPAIAVILGEGGSGGALAIGVANRVLILENAWYSVISPESCAAILWRDAKEAPKAAEALKLTAQDLLALGVVDAIVPEPEGGAHKDPDRAIQNVKEALLRTLEELKALSPEALYQDRYRRFRALGAYAES, from the coding sequence ATGCCCCTGGAGTTTGAAAAGCCCATCCTGGAACTGGAAAAGCGCATCCAGGAACTCAAGGAAACCGCCCGCACCACGGGCGTGGACCTTGAGGCGGAGATCCGCCTTCTGGAGGAGCGCTTGGCGCGGCTTAAGCAGGAGATCTACGGCAACCTCACCCCGTGGCAGCGGGTGCAGCTCGCCCGGGCCCCAGGGCGGCCCACCACCTTGGACGTGTTGGCCAAGGCCTTCCAGGACTTCCTGGAACTCCACGGGGACCGGGCCTTCGCCGATGACCCCGCCATCGTGGGGGGGCTCGCCTACCTGGAGGGGCAGAAGGTGGTGGTGGTGGGCCACCAGAAGGGGCGGGACACCAAGGAGAACCTCCAGCGCAATTTCGGCATGCCCCACCCTGAGGGCTACCGCAAGGCCATGCGCCTCATGGACCTGGCGGACCGCTTCGGCTACCCCTTCATCAGCTTCATTGACACCCCAGGGGCCTACCCTGGGGTTTCCGCCGAGGAGCGGGGCCAGGCCTGGGTCATCGCCCAGAGCATCCAGCGCATGGGACGCCTAAGGGTGCCCGCCATCGCCGTGATCCTGGGGGAGGGGGGGAGCGGGGGGGCCTTGGCCATCGGGGTGGCCAACCGGGTGCTGATCCTGGAAAACGCCTGGTACTCGGTGATTAGCCCCGAGTCCTGCGCCGCCATCCTCTGGCGGGACGCCAAGGAGGCCCCCAAGGCGGCGGAGGCCCTTAAGCTCACGGCCCAAGACCTCTTGGCCTTGGGGGTAGTGGACGCTATTGTCCCCGAGCCCGAGGGCGGGGCCCACAAGGACCCGGACCGGGCCATCCAGAACGTGAAGGAAGCCCTTTTGCGGACCTTGGAAGAGCTGAAAGCCCTTAGCCCAGAAGCCCTTTACCAGGACCGCTACCGCCGCTTCCGCGCCCTTGGGGCCTACGCCGAGTCTTAA
- a CDS encoding bactofilin family protein, producing MLARKQNPLTYLGPETEVLGDLKAKGQVRIDGLVRGSVYVEGELEVGRTGRIEGERIEAQAVQIHGEVKADIVAGKVALSKTARFTGSVRAQALDVEAGAVFIGQSLAGESRALEAPKEA from the coding sequence ATGCTCGCAAGGAAGCAGAACCCCCTCACCTACCTGGGCCCCGAAACCGAGGTCCTGGGCGACCTCAAGGCCAAGGGCCAGGTGCGTATAGACGGCCTGGTCCGGGGCTCGGTGTACGTGGAAGGGGAACTGGAGGTGGGGCGCACGGGCCGCATAGAGGGGGAGCGCATAGAGGCCCAGGCGGTCCAGATCCACGGGGAGGTTAAGGCCGACATCGTGGCCGGAAAGGTGGCCCTTTCCAAAACGGCCCGCTTTACGGGGAGCGTGCGGGCCCAGGCCTTGGACGTGGAGGCGGGGGCGGTCTTCATCGGCCAGAGCCTGGCTGGGGAAAGCCGGGCCCTCGAGGCCCCCAAGGAGGCGTAG
- the fba gene encoding class II fructose-1,6-bisphosphate aldolase has translation MLVTGLEILKKARAEGYGVGAFNTNNMEFTQAILEAAEELRSPVILALSEGAMKYGGRALTQMAVALAKEARVPVAIHLDHGSSYESVLKALREGFTSVMIDKSHEDFETNVRETRRVVEAAHAVGVTVEAELGRLAGIEEHVAVDEKDALLTNPEEARLFMERTGADYLAVAIGTSHGAYKGKGRPFIDHPRLERIAKLVPAPLVLHGASAVPPELVERFRAAGGEIGEAAGIHPEDIRKAIALGVAKINTDTDLRLAFTALIRETLGKSPKEFDPRKYLGPAREAVKEVVKSRMELFGSVGKA, from the coding sequence ATGCTGGTGACGGGACTGGAAATCCTCAAGAAGGCGCGGGCCGAGGGCTACGGGGTGGGGGCCTTCAACACCAACAACATGGAGTTCACCCAGGCCATCCTCGAGGCCGCCGAGGAGCTTAGGAGCCCGGTGATCCTGGCCCTTTCCGAGGGGGCCATGAAGTACGGGGGCCGCGCCCTCACCCAGATGGCGGTGGCCCTGGCCAAGGAGGCGCGGGTGCCCGTGGCCATCCACCTGGACCACGGCTCCAGCTACGAGAGCGTCCTCAAGGCCCTCCGGGAGGGCTTCACCAGCGTCATGATTGACAAGTCCCACGAGGACTTTGAGACGAACGTCCGGGAGACCAGGCGGGTGGTGGAGGCGGCCCACGCCGTGGGGGTCACGGTGGAGGCGGAGCTGGGCCGCCTGGCGGGGATTGAGGAGCACGTGGCCGTGGACGAGAAGGACGCCCTCCTCACCAACCCCGAGGAGGCCCGCCTCTTCATGGAGCGCACCGGGGCCGACTACCTGGCGGTGGCCATCGGCACCAGCCACGGGGCCTACAAGGGGAAGGGCCGCCCCTTCATTGACCACCCCCGCCTGGAGCGCATCGCAAAGCTCGTCCCCGCCCCCCTCGTCCTCCACGGGGCGAGCGCCGTGCCGCCCGAGCTCGTGGAGCGTTTCCGCGCCGCCGGGGGGGAGATCGGGGAGGCGGCGGGCATCCACCCCGAGGACATCAGGAAGGCCATCGCCCTGGGCGTGGCCAAGATCAACACCGACACCGACCTGCGCCTGGCCTTCACCGCCCTCATCCGGGAAACCCTAGGGAAAAGCCCCAAGGAGTTTGACCCAAGGAAGTACCTGGGCCCGGCCCGGGAGGCGGTGAAGGAGGTGGTGAAAAGCCGCATGGAGCTTTTCGGCTCCGTGGGCAAGGCCTAG
- the obgE gene encoding GTPase ObgE → MFQDVLLITVAAGRGGDGAVSFRREKFVPKGGPDGGDGGRGGSVYLRARGSVDSLSELPKRTYKAEDGEHGKGSGQHGRSGRDLYIEVPRGTRVYDADTGELLGDLTQEGEVLLVARGGEGGRGNVHFVTPTRQAPRFAEAGEEGEKRRLRLELMLIADVGLVGYPNAGKSSLLAATTRAHPKIAPYPFTTLSPNLGVVELSEEARFTLADIPGIIEGASQGRGLGLEFLRHIGRTRVLLYVLDATEEPRRTLATLRQEVGAYDPALLLRPALIALNKVDLLTPKEVEAKVAELLPEGLPVLPVSALTGEGLDALKEALWGLVQATPAPELPKPAFRQEVRAGVEVVPVAEGVYEVRAPEVERYLKRIKGDLAEAAGYLQEVFKRHGVEAALRAKGVRAGDVVRLGGMEFEYIPEG, encoded by the coding sequence GTGTTCCAAGACGTTCTCCTCATCACCGTCGCCGCCGGCAGGGGCGGCGACGGCGCCGTTTCCTTCCGCCGGGAAAAGTTCGTGCCCAAGGGGGGGCCGGACGGCGGGGACGGGGGGCGGGGGGGGAGCGTGTACCTGCGGGCCCGGGGGAGCGTGGACTCCCTTTCCGAGCTCCCCAAGCGCACCTACAAGGCCGAAGACGGGGAGCACGGCAAGGGAAGCGGCCAGCACGGCCGCTCCGGCAGGGACCTTTACATTGAGGTGCCCCGGGGGACCCGGGTCTACGACGCCGACACCGGGGAGCTTCTGGGCGACCTAACCCAGGAAGGGGAGGTCCTCCTGGTGGCCCGGGGCGGGGAAGGGGGGCGGGGGAACGTCCACTTCGTCACCCCCACCCGCCAGGCCCCCCGCTTCGCCGAGGCGGGGGAGGAGGGGGAAAAGCGCCGGCTCCGGCTTGAGCTCATGCTCATCGCCGACGTGGGCCTTGTGGGCTACCCCAACGCCGGCAAGTCCAGCCTCCTTGCGGCCACCACCCGCGCCCACCCCAAGATCGCCCCTTACCCCTTCACCACCCTAAGCCCCAACCTGGGGGTGGTGGAGCTTTCCGAGGAGGCCCGCTTCACCCTGGCGGACATCCCCGGGATCATTGAGGGGGCGAGCCAAGGCCGGGGCTTGGGCCTGGAGTTCCTGCGCCACATCGGCCGCACCCGGGTCCTCCTTTACGTTTTGGACGCCACGGAGGAACCCAGGCGGACCCTCGCCACCTTGCGCCAGGAGGTCGGCGCCTACGACCCCGCCCTCCTCCTCCGCCCGGCCCTCATCGCCTTGAACAAGGTGGACCTCCTTACCCCCAAGGAGGTGGAGGCCAAGGTGGCGGAGCTCCTTCCCGAGGGCCTTCCCGTCCTGCCGGTGAGCGCCCTAACCGGGGAGGGGTTGGACGCCCTAAAGGAAGCCCTTTGGGGCCTGGTTCAGGCCACCCCGGCCCCCGAGCTTCCCAAGCCCGCCTTCCGCCAGGAGGTGCGGGCGGGGGTGGAGGTGGTGCCCGTGGCCGAGGGGGTCTACGAGGTGCGGGCCCCCGAGGTGGAGCGCTACCTGAAGCGGATTAAAGGCGATCTGGCCGAGGCGGCGGGGTATCTGCAGGAAGTCTTCAAGCGCCACGGGGTGGAGGCGGCCCTCCGGGCCAAGGGGGTGCGGGCGGGGGACGTGGTCCGCCTTGGGGGAATGGAGTTTGAGTACATCCCGGAGGGCTAG
- the nadD gene encoding nicotinate-nucleotide adenylyltransferase, with translation MRIGLFGGSFDPIHLGHLLAASEAASALGLDQVLFVVAARPPHKTPVAPPEARYEMVLLATAEDRRFGASRLELDRPGPSYTVDTLEEARRLFPEDELFFITGADAYRDVLTWKEGHRLHELATLVAVARPGYPLEAMPVPVVPLWVPEVGISSTEIRRRIRQGLSVRYWVPRAVEVYLEKHALYR, from the coding sequence GTGCGGATCGGCCTGTTCGGCGGCTCCTTTGACCCCATCCACCTGGGGCACCTCCTCGCCGCCAGCGAGGCGGCGAGCGCCCTGGGCCTGGACCAGGTCCTCTTCGTGGTGGCCGCCCGCCCGCCCCACAAGACCCCCGTGGCCCCTCCCGAGGCCCGGTACGAGATGGTCCTCTTGGCCACGGCGGAGGACCGGAGGTTTGGGGCCTCGAGGCTGGAGCTGGACCGCCCTGGGCCCAGCTACACCGTGGATACCCTGGAGGAAGCCCGGAGGCTTTTCCCCGAGGACGAGCTCTTCTTCATCACCGGGGCTGACGCTTACCGGGACGTCCTCACCTGGAAGGAAGGGCACCGGCTCCACGAGCTCGCCACCCTGGTGGCCGTGGCCCGCCCGGGGTATCCTTTGGAGGCCATGCCCGTGCCCGTGGTGCCCCTTTGGGTGCCGGAGGTGGGCATCTCCAGCACCGAGATCCGGCGGCGCATCCGCCAGGGGCTTTCCGTGCGCTACTGGGTGCCCCGGGCCGTGGAGGTGTACCTTGAAAAGCACGCCCTTTACCGCTGA
- a CDS encoding type IV pilus twitching motility protein PilT — MSEALSEGKQSLLEMLKAMVQARASDIHLQAGAPPVVRVDGKLRPFGNRPLTPKDTEAIVRALLTPEQQEELEYRKEMDFAYTIPGVARFRCNLLRQRGSFGLVMRVVAEVIPSFEALGLPREVLENLAAKERGLILVTGPTGSGKSTTLAALIDHINLHYAKNIITIEDPIEFLHKHKKSLVVQREVGLDTDSFYSGVKYAMRQDPDVILIGEMRDKETVEAALMAAQTGHLVLSTLHTLDAWRTINRIIEFFPLHEHQQVRILLAESLLGILSQRLLPRADGQGRVLALEILIATPYVRELIKDEDKTPQIKEAMMEGGIHGMRTFDQHLVELYTQGLISLEDALSAATSPHEFRLLLTKATGQAY, encoded by the coding sequence ATGAGCGAGGCCCTTTCCGAGGGGAAGCAAAGCCTCTTGGAGATGCTTAAGGCCATGGTCCAGGCCCGGGCCTCGGACATCCACCTGCAGGCGGGGGCCCCTCCGGTGGTCCGGGTGGACGGGAAGCTTAGGCCCTTTGGCAACCGGCCCCTTACCCCTAAGGACACCGAGGCCATCGTCCGGGCCCTCTTAACCCCTGAGCAGCAGGAGGAGCTGGAGTACCGCAAGGAGATGGACTTCGCCTACACCATCCCCGGGGTGGCCCGCTTCCGCTGTAACCTCCTCAGGCAGCGGGGCAGTTTTGGCCTGGTGATGCGGGTGGTGGCGGAGGTCATCCCCAGCTTTGAGGCCTTGGGCCTGCCCCGGGAGGTTCTGGAAAACCTGGCGGCCAAGGAGCGGGGCCTTATCCTGGTTACCGGGCCCACGGGAAGCGGCAAGAGCACCACCTTAGCGGCCCTCATTGACCACATCAACCTGCACTACGCCAAGAACATCATCACCATTGAGGACCCCATAGAGTTTTTGCACAAGCACAAGAAGAGCCTGGTGGTGCAGCGGGAGGTGGGGCTGGACACGGATAGCTTCTACTCCGGGGTCAAGTATGCCATGCGCCAGGACCCCGACGTGATCCTCATCGGGGAGATGCGGGACAAGGAGACGGTGGAGGCCGCCCTGATGGCCGCCCAGACCGGGCACCTGGTCCTTTCCACCCTCCACACCCTGGACGCCTGGCGCACCATCAACCGCATCATTGAGTTCTTTCCCTTGCACGAGCACCAGCAGGTGCGCATCCTCCTGGCGGAGTCCCTCCTGGGCATCCTCTCCCAGCGCCTCCTGCCCCGGGCGGACGGGCAGGGGCGGGTGCTGGCCCTCGAGATCCTCATCGCCACCCCTTACGTGCGGGAGCTCATCAAGGACGAGGACAAGACGCCCCAGATCAAGGAGGCCATGATGGAAGGGGGCATCCACGGCATGCGTACCTTTGACCAGCACCTGGTGGAGCTCTACACCCAGGGGCTCATCTCCCTGGAGGACGCCCTCTCCGCCGCCACCAGCCCCCACGAGTTCCGCCTCCTCCTCACCAAGGCCACGGGACAGGCCTACTAG